One Dreissena polymorpha isolate Duluth1 chromosome 9, UMN_Dpol_1.0, whole genome shotgun sequence genomic window carries:
- the LOC127846459 gene encoding uncharacterized protein LOC127846459 has translation MDIHLRDILCSLSHFVVYAILASAGVDGGSIRRQTATCTENSVVDIESNAGVKIEPIEQSRVYIETLSTPFDDGHTLRFEFNTKSGNGTLFYAVRRNDIYDMVSAEISDGYVQFKIRCRSSYADLTIPGIRVDDGEWHRIKFHRKKRKGIFLLDDMEYFEHYYVGCGGFTSVNFGSTHRDHDDSFSVRELQVGHKNGHLSGCIRNVKITTGIDTPPKYTAISQCN, from the exons ATGGATATACATTTGCGGGATATATTGTGTTCGTTGTCCCATTTTGTTGTCTATGCCATACTGGCGAGTGCTGGTGTCGATGGCGGGAGTATACGTCGACAGACGGCCACGTGCACAGAG AACTCTGTCGTCGACATTGAGTCAAATGCTGGGGTGAAAATAGAACCTATTGAACAGAGTCGCGTCTATATTGAAACACTGTCTACGCCTTTTGATGACGG GCACACTTTGCGTTTTGAATTCAATACCAAATCCGGCAACGGAACGCTGTTCTATGCCGTACGCCGCAATGACATCTACGACATGGTGTCAGCGGAGATCAGTGACGGATACGTGCAGTTTAAGATACGCTGCCGCTCCTCGTACGCTGACCTCACAATTCCGGGAATCCGGGTGGATGATGGCGAGTGGCACAGg atCAAGTTCCACCGCAAGAAACGTAAGGGCATCTTCCTGCTGGATGACATGGAGTACTTCGAGCACTACTATGTGGGCTGTGGTGGCTTTACCTCCGTCAACTTCGGCAGCACCCACCGCGACCACGATGACTCCTTCAGCGTGCGCGAGTTACAGGTAGGA CATAAAAACGGCCATTTAAGCGGATGTATACGTAATGTTAAGATAACTACGGGAATAGACACACCGCCCAAGTACACAGCCATTTCGCAGTGCAATTGA
- the LOC127845878 gene encoding uncharacterized protein LOC127845878, with translation METVFFRSLSYIITGSESQHFQVRKAVCAHMHVIPIQKVMHSPCQIHEYLMTSKMEQIGQWATEVEIFAAANLLQSNIYMYTKVGVNWKWAEFKHDYLQRTSVGLPNVAIYIKHRNTNHFEPVMSVQQNSLSLTGTDLLQKEILRQLQLSEAKAKNSSNSAVVREKDRERKQKKRQSAEYKQTENIRKKNSSENREHEKIHKRVKRQSDEYKKSESTRKKNSSNNREHEKIQMRVKRQSDEYKKSESTRKRNSSKNREHEKIQMRVKRQSDEYKKRESTRKRNSSKNREHEKIQMRVKRQSDEYKKRESTRKRNSSKNREHEKIQMRVKRQSDEYKKRESTRKRNSSKNREHEKIQMRVKRQSDEYKKRESTRKRNSSKNREHEKIQMRVKRQSDEYKKSESTRKRNSSENREHEKINKKRQRVDANFKEQETKRKKYNMEKNMINNFHKKVRSGPNFICTICDQLWYKNNVTSLSTVKKGNDILKDSCLMEIKSSNGKVYICSTCKSHVSNNRIPPLSRQNGVFFENLPQELDLTQLEERLVAARIPFMQMRELPRGGQVSITGNVVNVPTDVNKTARILPRRQCDDECIPIKLKRRLGYKQHYLYEYVRPNKVIGAIKWLTEHSILYQQEGIIIDEEWEQHLKSGTDVNPIELVETGTMEYSVKHHKTDSDLSLEEQQSNDDLEYERLEGVFDKDPLDGASAGPLDTLLQAQNIMEETRDILSVAPGEGSSPLSIFLDKHAESLSFPSLYCGKEMKSENDYDVKVHYTDLCKSELRRTDRRVAGHIPNLFFKLKKVQMKHILDKANICLRKTCGKQQNLTAGFLKSRDNLNTIIHTDLGFRVFKELRGSPPYWEKVKKDLFALIRYLGIPTWFASFSSADTRWTHLLQILGETVDKKKYSKEEVHQFSWFKKQELVKKDPVTCARHFDYQVRTFINTVLNNSSHPVGEIQDFFYKVEFQMRGSPHIHMLVWVKDAPKYEENKEEDVLHFIRKYVTCAKSEELVDLINLQTHSHSRTCKKNNKPICRFNFPLPPMDETIILQPLQCEVGEDEQKHKHSWDKISEFLHKPKPEDHDLDFNQFLTLLNMNKEDYLKAVRSSLSSPRVFLKRSLSETRINNYNPILLKCWRANMDLQYVIDAYSCAMYIISYIAKSQRGMSNLLYHAAKEAREGNNDIRQQVKFIGNKFLNNVEISAQEAVFTLLQIPLYKATRDVIFINTSPVEKRTVMLKDFSTIENLPDDSDDVIAEGILQQYSRRPPQLDTLCLADYVSKYKRIRQTSATKRKQTFMDYNSDENDQPYDENCKQFYELGNGYKLVRRQKQVCIRYVRFHPDKDSENYYRESLMLFYPWRCEDELIGLSQSYCEQFQVLTNINDTITEKIKEYNHKTKEIDEAVEKLQEIDEDVLQEQWNQVAPNTQHVEEECALLEVDPLFASLDPEDSSPEAVELNVGLGVQGGAGVGKTALTHAVYQMLLRYLNKEPGANPDDLKVLLGAPTGKAAFLIGGNTLHHIFQIPASQGFQYKKLSNEKRNSLRCSFKSVRVLIIDECSMVGNNMFNFINLRLQEIMGNIKDFGGLSVIAVGDFYQLKPVFDDWIFNNLKDDYGPLARNLWKDLFEVFCLTQIMRQKDDAPYAELLNRLRTGDHNNEDISILKTRVIGTSYLTNEYPTNTTHIFMTNEKVDAHNDLVYTLASQTDKIRLTAWDVVIGDVAENVKDEIIQKIPNKLSKTMGLSKTLSISLQSRVELSTNVDVDDGLANGASGQVMGLTHSKISHKGIIVWVKFENDKIGIKTRQSHLHLYTQKIPNSWTPVEEIKRQFPVGKYRNAEVLRTQIPLRPASAKTAHRCQGDTMEAAVVDFEGRSRCHCHYVALSRVKSLNQVFIRTLNEGKICVSSSVKDEMNRLFLEKKLCHSLIFPTNIDEKNITVMFHNARSLHAHFLDIELDPNFNSADVNIFVETKLSKKDNIEDYMLTGYHLKRFDCSLSEFDSTRSPYGIAVYYKHCAYKIRNHMKIIPSQGVIESVTINLNPYNINVVCLYVSPKISRCETNYFLQDLLSPLSSSSIIILGDFNIDLKSNTPLETLSGFHQYITTPTTDYKSILDPYGILC, from the exons CATAAGCGAGTCAAAAGACAGTCAGATGAGTACAAAAAGAGTGAAAgtacaagaaaaaaaaattcttctaACAACAGAGAgcatgaaaaaatacaaatgcGAGTCAAAAGACAGTCAGATGAGTACAAAAAGAGTGAAAGTACAAGAAAAAGAAATTCTTCTAAAAACAGAGAgcatgaaaaaatacaaatgcGAGTCAAAAGACAGTCAGATGAGTACAAAAAGAGAGAAAGTACAAGAAAAAGAAATTCTTCTAAAAACAGAGAgcatgaaaaaatacaaatgcGAGTCAAAAGACAGTCAGATGAGTACAAAAAGAGAGAAAGTACAAGAAAAAGAAATTCTTCTAAAAACAGAGAgcatgaaaaaatacaaatgcGAGTCAAAAGACAGTCAGATGAGTACAAAAAGAGAGAAAGTACAAGAAAAAGAAATTCTTCTAAAAACAGAGAgcatgaaaaaatacaaatgcGAGTCAAAAGACAGTCAGATGAGTACAAAAAGAGAGAAAGTACAAGAAAAAGAAATTCTTCTAAAAACAGAGAgcatgaaaaaatacaaatgcGAGTCAAAAGACAGTCAGATGAGTACAAAAAGAGTGAAAGTACAAGAAAAAGAAATTCTTCTGAAAACAGAgagcatgaaaaaataaataagaaaagacaACGAGTTGATGCTAATTTCAAAGAACAAGAGACAAAAAGGAAGAAGTacaatatggaaaaaaacatgatcaataattttcacaaaaaagtACGGAGTGGTCCAAACTTTATATGCACCATTTGTGATCAACTCTGGTATAAAAATAATGTTACCTCACTATCAACAGTGAAAAAAggaaatgacattttaaaagatAGTTGTTTAATGGAAATCAAAAGTTCAAATGGAAAAGTGTACATTTGTTCAACATGTAAATCCCATGTATCCAATAATAGAATACCTCCTCTATCTAgacaaaatggtgttttttttgaaaatctacCGCAAGAATTAGACTTAACACAACTGGAAGAGAGATTGGTAGCAGCAAGAATTCCGTTTATGCAGATGAGAGAGCTACCAAGAGGGGGCCAAGTAAGCATAACAGGAAATGTTGTCAATGTGCCAACTGATGTCAATAAAACAGCAAGAATTTTACCACGAAGACAGTGTGATGATGAGTGCATTCCAATAAAACTGAAAAGGAGACTTGGCTATAAACAGCACTACCTTTATGAATATGTGCGACCAAACAAAGTTATAGGTGCAATCAAGTGGCTCACAGAGCACAGTATTTTGTATCAGCAAGAAGGTATCATTATTGATGAAGAGTGGGAGCAACACCTAAAGTCTGGTACAGATGTGAACCCTATTGAACTTGTGGAGACTGGCACTATGGAATACTCAGTGAAACATCATAAAACTGATTCGGATTTAAGCCTTGAGGAACAACAAAGCAATGATGATTTGGAATATGAAAGGTTGGAAGGTGTTTTTGATAAAGATCCATTAGATGGGGCCAGTGCAGGTCCTTTGGATACTCTACTGCAAGCACAAAATATAATGGAAGAAACCAGAGACATTTTGTCAGTTGCACCAGGTGAAGGAAGTAGCCCATTAAGCATTTTTTTAGACAAACATGCAGAATCATTATCTTTTCCTTCTCTATATTGCGGCAAAGAAATGAAAAGTGAAAATGATTATGATGTAAAAGTTCATTATACTGATTTATGTAAATCTGAACTCCGACGCACTGATAGAAGAGTTGCGGGACATATTCCaaatctttttttcaaattgaaaaaagtccAGATGAAACATATTTTAGACAAGGCCAATATCTGTCTTCGAAAAACATGTGGAAAGCAGCAAAACCTTACTGCTGGATTCCTGAAATCTAGAGATAACTTAAACACAATAATTCACACTGACTTAGGCTTCCGAGTGTTCAAAGAACTTCGTGGATCACCACCTTATTGGGAAAAGGTAAAGAAAGACCTCTTTGCGTTGATACGATATCTTGGCATACCAACATGGTTTGCATCTTTTTCATCAGCAGATACCCGATGGACACACTTATTGCAAATACTAGGGGAAACAGTTGACAAAAAGAAGTATTCCAAAGAAGAAGTCCATCAATTTTCATGGTTTAAGAAACAAGAGCTGGTGAAAAAAGATCCTGTGACATGTGCACGACATTTTGATTACCAGGTTAGAACATTCATCAACACTGTCCTCAACAACTCTTCACACCCAGTAGGTGAAATACAAGATTTCTTTTACAAAGTGGAATTCCAGATGCGAGGCTCCCCACATATTCATATGCTTGTGTGGGTGAAGGATGCTCCAAAGTATGAAGAAAAtaaagaagaagatgttttacaTTTCATCCGCAAATATGTCACTTGTGCGAAATCAGAAGAGCTTGTGGACCTCATTAACTTACAAACACATTCACATTCTAGGACCtgtaagaaaaacaacaaaccaaTATGCCGCTTTAATTTTCCTTTGCCGCCAATGGATGAGACAATTATTCTCCAGCCTCTGCAGTGTGAAGTAGGTGAAGATGAACAAAAGCATAAACACAGTTGGGATAAGATCAGCGAATTCCTTCATAAACCCAAACCAGAAGATCATGACCTAGACTTCAACCAATTCCTAACCCTCCTGAACATGAATAAGGAAGATTATTTGAAAGCAGTGAGATCTTCATTATCTTCACCAAGAGTGTTTTTGAAAAGGTCATTATCAGAAACAAGAATAAACAACTACAACCCTATTCTCCTCAAATGTTGGCGTGCAAATATGGATTTACAGTATGTTATAGATGCATACTCCTGCGCCATGTACATAATTAGCTATATAGCAAAAAGTCAGAGAGGAATGAGCAATCTACTATACCATGCTGCAAAAGAAGCAAGAGAGGGAAATAATGACATCAGGCAACAGGTTAAGTTCATTGGCAACAAGTTTTTGAACAATGTAGAAATTTCTGCACAAGAAGCAGTATTCACCTTGCTGCAAATACCATTGTACAAAGCAACAAGAGATGTGATTTTCATAAACACCAGTCCTGTAGAAAAAAGAACAGTGATGTTAAAAGACTTCAGTACCATTGAAAATTTGCCAGATGATAGTGATGATGTCATTGCAGAAGGCATTCTACAACAATACAGTAGAAGACCACCCCAGTTGGACACACTTTGCCTAGCTgattatgtttcaaaatataaaagaatcaGACAGACAAGTGCTACAAAGAGGAAACAGACTTTTATGGATTACAATTCTGATGAAAACGATCAGCCATATGATGAAAACTGCAAACAATTTTATGAACTAGGCAATGGTTACAAGCTTGTAAGAAGACAAAAACAAGTATGTATCCGTTATGTTAGGTTTCATCCTGATAAAGATTCTGAGAACTATTACAGAGAATCATTAATGTTATTTTATCCATGGAGATGCGAAGATGAATTAATTGGTCTTTCTCAGTCATACTGTGAACAATTTCAGGTACTGACTAATATCAATGACACTATTACTGAGAAAATAAAAGAATACAATCACAAGACAAAGGAAATCGATGAGGCAGTGGAAAAGCTTCAAGAAATAGATGAAGATGTACTACAAGAACAATGGAACCAAGTAGCTCCAAATACACAGCATGTTGAGGAGGAATGTGCACTTCTTGAAGTTGATCCATTGTTTGCTTCACTAGATCCAGAGGACAGTTCACCAGAAGCAGTAGAGTTGAATGTTGGGTTAGGAGTACAAG GTGGGGCAGGTGTTGGAAAAACAGCCTTGACCCATGCAGTTTACCAGATGTTGTTGCGCTACTTGAATAAAGAACCTGGTGCAAACCCAGATGACTTAAAAGTTTTACTAGGAGCACCAACAGGAAAGGCAGCCTTTTTAATAGGTGGCAATACACTACATCATATTTTTCAGATTCCTGCCTCACAAGGATTTCAGTATAAAAAATTGTCAAATGAAAAGCGCAATTCATtaagatgtagttttaaatctGTCCGTGTACTTATTATAGATGAGTGCTCTATGGTTggaaataacatgtttaattttattaatctgAGATTGCAGGAGATTATGGGAAACATTAAGGATTTTGGAGGCTTATCTGTCATTGCGGTTGGTGATTTTTACCAATTGAAACCTGTGTTTGATGACTGGATCTTCAACAATCTAAAAGATGACTATGGACCACTTGCAAGAAATCTATGGAAGGATTTGTTTGAAGTATTTTGTCTGACACAAATCATGAGACAAAAAGATGATGCTCCTTATGCGGAGTTACTCAACCGCTTGCGCACAGGAGATCATAACAATGAAGACATAAGCATTCTGAAAACTAGAGTTATCGGAACCTCCTACTTGACAAATGAATATCCAACAAACACAACACATATTTTTATGACCAATGAAAAAGTTGATGCACACAATGACTTAGTTTATACACTAGCAAGTCAGACTGATAAGATTCGCCTCACTGCCTGGGATGTTGTTATAGGAGATGTTGCAGAAAATGTCAAAGATGAAATAATACAGAAAATACCAAATAAACTTTCAAAAACAATGGGACTCTCCAAAACCCTTAGCATATCACTGCAGTCAAGAGTAGAATTATCTACCAATGTGGATGTTGATGATGGATTAGCCAATGGTGCATCTGGTCAAGTGATGGGATTAACACACTCAAAAATATCTCATAAGGGTATAATTGTGTGGGTGAAATTTGAGAATGACAAAATTGGAATAAAAACTAGACAATCACACTTACACCTCTATACACAGAAAATTCCTAATTCTTGGACTCCAGTTGAAGAAATTAAAAGACAATTTCCAGTGGGCAAATATAGAAATGCGGAGGTACTCAGGACTCAGATCCCTCTGAGACCAGCTTCAGCAAAAACTGCACACAGATGTCAAGGAGACACTATGGAGGCAGCAGTTGTAGATTTTGAAGGAAGATCAAGATGTCATTGTCACTATGTAGCCTTGAGCAGAGTGAAGTCATTGAATCAAGTCTTCATCCGCACTTTAAATGAAGGGAAGATATGTGTTAGCTCATCAGTTAAAGATGAAATGAACAGACTTTTTCTTGAAAAGAAATTGTGTCATTCATTAATTTTCCCAAcaaatattgatgaaaaaaatattactgTCATGTTTCACAATGCAAGGTCTCTGCATGCTCATTTTCTGGATATAGAGCTAGATCCTAATTTTAATTCAGCAGATGTGAATATTTTCGTAGAAACAAAACTGTCTAAAAAAGACAACATAGAAGACTACATGCTTACCGGCTACCATTTAAAGCGCTTTGACTGTTCTTTGAGTGAATTTGACTCTACAAGATCTCCATATGGAATTGCTGTATATTACAAACATTGTGCATACAAAATCAGGAATCACATGAAAATTATTCCTTCTCAAGGAGTTATTGAGTCAGTAACTATCAATTTGAATCCTTATAACATtaatgttgtatgtttatatgtgtcaCCAAAAATATCAAGATGTGAAACAAATTATTTCCTCCAAGATTTGCTGTCACCTTTATCATCAAGTTCTATAATCATTCTGGGAGATTTCAATATTGACCTTAAATCAAATACACCATTGGAGACACTCTCTGGCTTCCATCAGTACATCACGACACCTACTACAGACTATAAGTCTATACTTGatcca tatggaattctttgttaa